A single window of Castor canadensis chromosome 3, mCasCan1.hap1v2, whole genome shotgun sequence DNA harbors:
- the Psmb5 gene encoding proteasome subunit beta type-5, producing MALASVLERSLPVNRHGFFGLGGRAELLDLGPGSPSDGLSLAAPSWDIPEEPRIEMLHGTTTLAFKFRHGVIVAADSRATAGAYIASQTVKKVIEINPYLLGTMAGGAADCSFWERLLARQCRIYELRNKERISVAAASKLLANMVYQYKGMGLSMGTMICGWDKRGPGLYYVDSEGNRISGATFSVGSGSVYAYGVMDRGYSYDLEVEQAYDLARRAIYQATYRDAYSGGSVNLYHVREDGWIRVSSDNVADLHDKYSRSIP from the exons ATGGCGCTGGCCAGCGTGTTGGAGAGGTCGCTCCCGGTGAACCGACACGGGTTTTTCGGACTTGGGGGTCGTGCAGAGCTGCTGGACCTGGGTCCGGGAAGTCCCAGTGATGGGCTGAGTCTGGCGGCGCCCAGCTGGGACATCCCAGAGGAGCCGCGAATCGAAATGCTTCATGGAACCACCACCCTGGCCTTCAAG TTTCGCCATGGAGTCATTGTTGCAGCTGATTCCCGGGCTACAGCTGGTGCCTACATCGCCTCCCAGACGGTGAAGAAGGTGATAGAGATCAACCCCTACCTTCTGGGTACCATGGCTGGAGGTGCAGCAGATTGCAGCTTCTGGGAGCGGCTGTTGGCTCGGCAATGTCGAATCTATGAGCTTCGAAACAAGGAACGCATCTCGGTGGCAGCTGCTTCCAAGTTGCTTGCCAACATGGTGTATCAATACAAAGGCATGGGGCTGTCCATGGGCACCATGATCTGTGGCTGGGACAAGAGAGGCCCTG GCCTCTACTATGTGGACAGTGAAGGGAACCGGATTTCTGGAGCCACCTTCTCTGTAGGTTCTGGCTCTGTATATGCTTATGGGGTAATGGATCGAGGCTACTCCTATGACCTAGAAGTGGAACAGGCCTATGATCTGGCCCGTCGAGCCATCTACCAAGCCACCTACAGAGATGCCTACTCAGGAGGTTCTGTTAACCTCTACCATGTGCGGGAGGATGGCTGGATCCGAGTCTCCAGCGACAATGTAGCCGACTTACATGACAAGTACAGTAGATCCATCCCCTAA
- the Psmb11 gene encoding proteasome subunit beta type-11, which translates to MALQDVCKWQAHDSRGPSSRLPLADDWAMPRGCDPQTFLQTHGPRLAHGTTTLAFRFRHGVIAAADTRSSCGSYVACPASRKVIPVHQHLLGTTSGTSADCVTWYRVLQRELRLRALREGHLPSVASAAKLLSAMMSRYRGLDLCVATALCGWDRSGPALFYVYSNGTCLQGDIFSVGSGSPYAYGVLDRSYNYDMTIPEAYALARCAVAHATHRDAYSGGSVDLFHVRESGWEYVSRDDACVLYMELEELREPEPVTEAEDGKIHPSTPHRAGEDELSSGPGEMTPDSRMPAETERL; encoded by the coding sequence ATGGCTCTGCAGGATGTGTGCAAGTGGCAGGCTCATGACAGCAGAGGACCATCCTCTCGTCTGCCTCTGGCAGATGACTGGGCCATGCCCCGAGGCTGTGACCCTCAAACCTTCCTGCAGACCCATGGCCCCAGGCTAGCCCACGGCACCACCACCCTAGCCTTCCGCTTCCGTCATGGCGTCATTGCTGCAGCCGACACACGTTCCTCCTGTGGTAGCTATGTGGCCTGTCCAGCCTCACGCAAGGTCATCCCTGTGCACCAGCACCTCCTGGGTACCACTTCTGGCACCTCTGCTGATTGTGTCACATGGTATCGGGTGCTACAGCGGGAGCTGCGACTTCGGGCACTGAGGGAGGGGCACCTGCCCAGTGTGGCCAGTGCAGCCAAGCTTCTATCAGCCATGATGTCCCGCTACCGGGGTCTGGATCTGTGTGTGGCTACTGCCCTGTGTGGCTGGGACCGCTCCGGACCTGCCCTCTTCTACGTCTACAGCAATGGTACCTGCCTGCAGGGGGACATCTTCTCTGTGGGCTCTGGATCTCCCTATGCCTATGGTGTGCTGGACCGCAGTTACAACTATGACATGACCATCCCAGAAGCTTATGCCCTGGCCCGCTGTGCTGTTGCCCATGCCACCCACCGCGATGCCTACTCAGGGGGCTCAGTAGACCTTTTTCACGTGCGGGAGAGTGGATGGGAATATGTATCACGCGATGATGCCTGTGTCTTGTACATGGAACTGGAGGAGCTCCGGGAGCCAGAGCCTGTGACGGAGGCAGAAGATGGCAAGATCCATCCTTCCACGCCCCACAGAGCTGGAGAAGATGAACTGTCTTCAGGGCCAGGGGAGATGACACCAGACTCTAGGATGCCTGCAGAGACTGAGAGGctgtga